The following are from one region of the Candidatus Polarisedimenticolia bacterium genome:
- a CDS encoding lytic transglycosylase domain-containing protein, translating into MRHITHTLTLAVVLVLGFLIGARYQRVLDNVEGLQTLTAVQKNKISELDVAREHLASVVRLREILADNRIYMSKGNVEEMASKVEQVSRKYGISAEMIYAVIRAESSFNPMALSDKGAMGLMQVLPSTAREVAARINIRWTDERILWDPMTNLEVGTYYLHTLMDRFDSVEVALAAYNQGPNRIAALQADQADLPMDYTVRVLSNLSERN; encoded by the coding sequence ATGAGGCACATCACCCATACCCTCACGCTGGCCGTTGTCCTGGTCCTGGGCTTCCTGATTGGAGCGCGGTACCAGAGAGTCCTGGACAACGTGGAGGGATTGCAGACGCTGACGGCCGTGCAGAAGAACAAGATCTCCGAGCTGGACGTGGCCCGGGAGCACCTGGCTTCCGTCGTTCGGTTGCGCGAGATCCTCGCCGATAATCGCATCTACATGTCCAAGGGTAATGTCGAGGAGATGGCTTCGAAGGTTGAACAGGTGAGCCGTAAGTACGGCATCAGCGCGGAGATGATCTACGCGGTGATCCGCGCCGAGAGCTCCTTCAATCCGATGGCTCTCTCCGACAAGGGCGCCATGGGGTTGATGCAGGTTCTTCCTTCGACCGCCCGCGAAGTGGCGGCGCGCATCAACATCCGCTGGACCGACGAGCGGATTCTCTGGGACCCGATGACCAATCTCGAGGTCGGCACTTACTACCTGCACACCCTGATGGACCGCTTCGACAGCGTCGAGGTGGCGCTGGCGGCCTACAACCAGGGCCCCAACCGCATCGCCGCCCTGCAGGCCGATCAGGCCGACCTGCCCATGGACTACACGGTGCGCGTGCTTTCCAACCTTTCCGAGCGCAACTAA
- the ndhC gene encoding NADH-quinone oxidoreductase subunit A, with the protein MPVAGVSYIPILIFLVVGVAFTSVSLLLARVVRPSNYDRVKMDAYECGVETEGEPRQRYSVRYYVIAVLFVVFDVETVFLFPWAVKYRMLGIYGFVEMVLFLGILVLGYVYAWKKGALEWV; encoded by the coding sequence GTGCCGGTTGCCGGTGTGTCCTACATCCCCATCCTCATCTTCCTGGTCGTCGGCGTCGCGTTCACCTCGGTCAGCCTGCTGCTCGCCCGGGTGGTGCGGCCCTCGAACTACGACCGGGTCAAGATGGACGCCTACGAGTGCGGTGTGGAGACGGAGGGGGAGCCGCGGCAGCGCTACTCGGTGCGCTACTACGTCATCGCCGTCCTGTTCGTCGTCTTCGACGTGGAGACCGTCTTCCTCTTTCCCTGGGCGGTGAAGTACAGGATGCTGGGAATCTACGGCTTCGTGGAAATGGTTCTGTTCCTGGGGATCCTGGTCCTCGGCTATGTGTATGCCTGGAAGAAAGGAGCCCTGGAATGGGTCTGA